Proteins encoded within one genomic window of Oryza brachyantha chromosome 7, ObraRS2, whole genome shotgun sequence:
- the LOC102703793 gene encoding uncharacterized protein LOC102703793 yields MTQVSYSDVSMDKININLDAITEPQHEPEDIHMEIGEGISDINVTSAHMVSVVIFFMNRVKSLHVHDNASIATITLMVLTAEGKGITWSDLKRFQISRCPKVDTVFHTNYATICFETLEEFSAYDLMMARCIWSRGEMNATTNNASFAKLRSMHLYSCPRLVFVLPLSWAASGSHLPSLEILHIVCCGELVQIFPVEANALTKISTGNPSGVPNFPNLKHIHLDDLPKLHTICEASRMFAPELETVRVRGCWGLKRIPATHGSRPVVVDCEKDWWEKLEWDGLEVGHHCSLFELHHSKYYRKALPRGSVLW; encoded by the coding sequence ATGACTCAAGTAAGCTACAGTGATGTCAGCATGGACAAGATCAATATTAATCTTGATGCCATCACTGAACCACAGCATGAGCCAGAGGATATCCATATGGAGATTGGAGAGGGAATAAGCGACATTAATGTGACCAGTGCACATATGGTCAGTGTTGTAATCTTTTTTATGAACAGGGTCAAGTCATTGCATGTGCATGACAATGCTTCTATCGCTACTATTACCCTGATGGTTTTGACAGCAGAAGGTAAGGGGATCACGTGGTCTGATCTGAAGAGGTTCCAAATCAGTAGATGCCCCAAAGTGGACACTGTCTTTCACACAAATTATGCTACCATCTGCTTCGAAACACTGGAGGAATTTTCAGCCTATGACCTCATGATGGCCCGTTGTATTTGGAGCAGAGGAGAGATGAACGCTACTACAAACAATGCTTCCTTTGCCAAACTGAGGAGCATGCACCTCTACTCCTGCCCAAGGCTTGTGTTCGTGCTTCCATTGTCATGGGCTGCTTCTGGCTCACACCTGCCTAGCCTGGAGATCCTACACATCGTATGCTGCGGAGAACTCGTGCAGATCTTCCCCGTGGAGGCAAATGCTCTAACCAAAATCTCCACTGGAAATCCAAGTGGTGTGCCGAATTTCCCTAATCTGAAACACATCCACCTGGATGATCTTCCCAAGCTGCACACGATATGCGAAGCCAGCAGGATGTTTGCTCCTGAGCTTGAGACAGTCAGGGTGAGGGGATGCTGGGGCCTCAAGCGCATCCCGGCCACCCATGGCAGCCGCCCGGTGGTCGTCGACTGCGAGAAGGATTGGTGGGAGAAGCTCGAGTGGGATGGGCTGGAGGTTGGCCACCATTGCTCCCTCTTTGAGCTGCACCACTCCAAGTATTACAGGAAGGCCCTGCCCAGAGGTTCTGTTCTCTGGTGA